The Syntrophotalea acetylenivorans genome contains the following window.
ACAGTTCGATGCGCCGGGTCCCGGTTTTTTCCTGTACCAGAGCATCCTCTACCTCCTGGAACGCTTGCAACACCGCCTGATGGTAGAAACCCAGCTTCTCGCGAAACAGAGCCCGGTTGCGGTCGACTTCGGCCTTGCGACGGCCCCCGTCAATCAGGGGTTGCGCCAGATTAACCAACAGGTTCCAGAAAATATTGGGTGAAGTGAGCAGGCTGCCCAGCTCGCTATCGGCACCGCCGTAATCGGCTACCAGATTGAAGGAAGGGAATCGTTCGGCGATGGCCGCACCAACCCTGGCATCCGCTGCCTGCAGGCGAGTCAAGGCCCCGGCAATGTCGGGCCGACGCTGCAACAGGGTAGCCGGCAATCCCACGGGAAAAGCCCCCTCCAAGGCCGGCAGTTCCGCCAGAGTACCAGCGGCAGAACGATCTGGAAAACGACCGACCAGCACCGCAAGAGCATGTTCCGCAGCCGCCAGGTTAGCCTCGAACAGCGGCCTTGAAGCCTTGGCTACCGCCAGATTCTGTCGTGACTGGTAAACATCGAGAGCCGGCACCAAGCCTTCACGGTACCGGTCTTCCACCCGCTGCAGGGTATCGGTAAAGGAAGCAATGGTCTCGTCGACTAACTCCAGCTGAGAGCGTTGTTCCACGGCCAGATAGTAGACATCGGCCAGGCGGGCCGACAGGGACAGATATACGGCCCCCAGGTCCTGACGCACCGCCAGAGTATCGAGACGCGCCGCTTCAGAGCGAGAGGCCAACTTGCGCCAGACATCGATTTCAAAACCGGCAGCCACCGAAAGGCGATAGATGTTTTCGGTTTGAACTCCGAACAACCCCGGCTGACGAACCCTTCCCGTCGCCCCCTGAAGAGCAACCGTCGGCCGTTGTGCCGCGCCGGCAATACGGGCCTGCGCCTCAAACTGTTCGAGACGGGCCCGGGTCTGTTCGAGATCGAGATTGTGAGCAAAGGCCTCAGCCATCAAACTATCGAGTTGGGGATCCCGAAACTGTTCCCACCAGCGCTCTAGCGGAGCCTTAGAATTCATGCCGCCGTCAGCCGTATAATTCTCCGGCAACGGTCCGGGCAAGGGCGTCTTCTGCTTCCGGTGCGGTGTACAGGCGACCAGCATCAGCAACATCAGAGCGAACAGGGGCCAACTCTTGCGCATTCTCATGGTGCCTCCATTCCGGCGACCAGGAAATCGACCAACATTGTAATCTGTTTTTCGGCACCGGGCTCCAACTCGACTCCGGGTGGCACTACCGGCAGTTTTTCCGGGAGAAAGGTACAGCGGGCAATGGCACCGATAGCGAAATTCAATCGCCAGAAAACCTGATTGTAATCCAAATCCGGCCGGGTTTCGCAGAGCAACTGAAACATCAGGGCGAAAACCGGACCGATCATGCGAAAAAATATAGACCGGACCGCGTCATCGGGCTCGGTCAAGGCCCGACCGACAAGATGAAGAAAATAGCGGGCGCCGGGGGCCGAGTCGCGAAAATGCAGGGTCGGCTCAATAAAGGCGCGCAGAGCCTCTTCCGCCGTCGGTTTTCGTCCCTCTGCAGCGGCCTTGACACGAACGACTTCCAGCCGTCCCAGACGTTCCTCATTGAGAGGCTGCAGACGGCGCTCAAAAATAGCCTCGACCAGTGCTTCTTTGGAGCCAAAGTGATAGCTCACGGAGGCGAGGTTCACCCCGGCCTCGGCGGTAATTTTGCGTAACGAGGTACAGTGATAGCCGCTGTCGGCGAAGAGCCTTTCCGCCACATCGAGCAGTCGCTGCTTGGTATTCGACCTGTCCATACCGCTCCGTCTTCAGTTGATGACCAAAAGTAACTTAATTAGCCGACCCCACAATTAAAACAAACGTTTGAATTGTTAGTCAAGAAGAAACGCCTCAGATATCGAGCCCAAGACCACAACAGGCAGCAGAAAATTGACCTCAAGTTCTTGCAATAACCGACTTGCAAGCAATAATCAAACAAGGACTGCGGCCGAAGAAAGGTGGTGGATGTTGCGAAGAAGGGTCTATCCTGCCCCCGGCCGCCCATAAACTTTCTAAAAAAAAGGGGGAGACAGCATGTTTCAGTGGCCAAAAACAAATGATGCTCTGGGCACCGTCAACCGCGGCGAGCCCTGTGAGTCGGGACTCTGCACCCTCTGCACCGCAGACTGCAAGGGCAAGTGTGAAACCTGGTTATCCTGCCTGATCGGCCGCAAGCTCCTTTATCCGCGCAGTTTCGGTCGCACCACCTCGGGCTCGGGCAATGTCTCCGCGGTTGGCGTCGGCTATCATGCGCTGCGCATCCAGGGCTATGCCTATGGCGCCCA
Protein-coding sequences here:
- a CDS encoding TetR/AcrR family transcriptional regulator, which translates into the protein MDRSNTKQRLLDVAERLFADSGYHCTSLRKITAEAGVNLASVSYHFGSKEALVEAIFERRLQPLNEERLGRLEVVRVKAAAEGRKPTAEEALRAFIEPTLHFRDSAPGARYFLHLVGRALTEPDDAVRSIFFRMIGPVFALMFQLLCETRPDLDYNQVFWRLNFAIGAIARCTFLPEKLPVVPPGVELEPGAEKQITMLVDFLVAGMEAP
- a CDS encoding efflux transporter outer membrane subunit; translation: MRMRKSWPLFALMLLMLVACTPHRKQKTPLPGPLPENYTADGGMNSKAPLERWWEQFRDPQLDSLMAEAFAHNLDLEQTRARLEQFEAQARIAGAAQRPTVALQGATGRVRQPGLFGVQTENIYRLSVAAGFEIDVWRKLASRSEAARLDTLAVRQDLGAVYLSLSARLADVYYLAVEQRSQLELVDETIASFTDTLQRVEDRYREGLVPALDVYQSRQNLAVAKASRPLFEANLAAAEHALAVLVGRFPDRSAAGTLAELPALEGAFPVGLPATLLQRRPDIAGALTRLQAADARVGAAIAERFPSFNLVADYGGADSELGSLLTSPNIFWNLLVNLAQPLIDGGRRKAEVDRNRALFREKLGFYHQAVLQAFQEVEDALVQEKTGTRRIELLKERVAATAGSLRLSSERYLQGLSEYLPVLTAQIAHAEAQSALLAAKRQRIVARISLARALGGSWMDSFVGERLSK